The DNA segment CCGCGTCTGCCTTGTCGCGCTATTACCCGGGCGGCCGGACAACCTTTGTCGCGGCGATGAATGCCAAGGCGAAAATGCTCGGCTTGGTCGATACCCATTTCGAAGACCCGACCGGACTCACGGCTGCCAATGTCTCCAGCGCCCGCGATCTGGTCAAAATGGTTGCCGCCGCCCACAGCTATCCGCTGATTCGCGAGTTCACCACCACTGCCGAATACGACGTGGAGATGAATGGAAGGACGCAGACTTTCCGCAACACCAATCCGTTGGTGCGTTCCCGCAACAACGACTGGGAGATCGGCCTCTCCAAGACCGGCTATATCAACGAGGCCGGCAAATGCCTGGTGATGCAGGCCTGGGTCAACAACAAGCCGACCATCATCGTGCTGCTCGATTCCTGGGGCAAGCTGACTCGTATCGGCGATGCCAACCGCATCAGGCGCTGGATCGAAAGTTCAGTGATCCGGCGCCCGACCGCCGGCTGATCAATTCAGCCCGATAAACGCCGCGATTGCGATCAGCGTCGGCGGCAGCGCGGCCAGCAACAAGCCGAGCGGACTCACTGCCTGGTCCGGGAAATGATCCTTCAGGATCGACAAACCAGCCGGGTTGGGCGCATTGGCGATTACCGTCAGGCCGCCGCCGGCGACGGCGCCAGCCACCAAGGCGTAGCGGAAGCCGGCATCGGTTCCCTCCACCAGCGAACCGAGATAGGTCAGCGAGGCATTATCGGTGATGGCGGTGAGTGCTACGGCGACGAAGAACAGCACCTTGTCGTTGATGCCTTGCAGCGCCGGTTGCAACCACCACTGTTGCAGTCCGCCCAGCACTACCAGTCCGGCGAGGAAAAAGGCGACCAGCAGTCCCTCGCGCAGGATCAGACGATCCTGGAATTGCGGATAGGCGGTGGCGAAGCCCATGAACAACAGCAGCAGGCCCATGAAGGCCGGCGGATAGTGAGCGAAGACGACTATGCCGAGCAGGAATAACAGGTGGATCGCGATGACGAGGCCGGGTAGGTGCTTCTGCTTGGCGCGGCTGTAGTCAGGCTTGCCCTTGGCCACTAGCTCGCGGCGGAAGGCGAGCGTGATGATCAGCGCGCTGATCGACACGGCGAGCATCGCCTTCCAGCCGAAATGGGCGAACATAAAGGGCACGTCCCAGCTCCAGGTCGTCGCCACCATCAGCACCGGCGGCGCGGCGAAGGTAGTCAGCGTGCCGCCGATCGAGACGTTCACGAACAGCACGCCAAGCGTCGCATATTTGAGACGCGCCGACAGTTGCCGCGAAAAATACGAATCGCGCAGTATTATTGCTGCCAGCGTCATCGCCGCTGGCTCGGTGATGAAGGAGCCGAGCAGCGGCACCAGTGAGAGCGAGAGAAAATAGATCGACAGCGCCGGTGGCCAGGGAATCGCACGCGAGATTTGCCGCACGACATGCAGCACCGCCTGCAGCACGGCCCGCGTACCGGCAATCACCATGATGGCGAAGACGAATAACGGTTCGGTGAAGTTGCGCTGGTCCAGGTAAGCGAGTGCGTCGGACTTGCCGATGAGTGCGATCAGGGCCGCCATCATCACGAAGGCCCAGAAGCCGAACACCACCTCCACCTCGCCGAGCAGATGGAACAGGCCCGCATGCTTGGGCTGGAAATGGGCAAGGCGGGCGAAATACTTGGTCGAGAAGGTGTGCAGCACTGCGACGGCAAACAATGTGGTGGCGACCAATTCGGCGATGGAGGGGGACATGGGCTTGTAGGTCTGGGGAAAAGAAACCTGCGGGAATTATGAAGCAAAGGGGATGCGCGTTGATCGCATGCTGGCGAGTATCATGTATAAATACTAACTCACCTAGCGCATGAACATGAAAGGCATCGTGCTGTTCGGCCATGGTTCGCGCAATTCCGATTGGGCGCAGCCCTTCCATGCCATTCGGGAAGTGATTCATTCCCGTTCGCCAGGCACGCCGGTGGCACTGGCCTTTCTTGAGTCCATGCGGCCGACGCTCGACGAAGCCATTGACGAGTTGGTCAAGCATGGCGCGACCGAAATCGACATCGTGCCGATATTTTTGGCGACTGGCGGTCACATTGCCAAGGATCTGCCGCAACTCGTGGTGAGTGCCATGGAGCGTCACCCCGGTATTGCGATTGCTGTCGCGGTGCCAGCGGGGGAGTCAAGCCTGGTGATAGACGCCATGGCTGCCTACGCGCTCAAACCGCAATTCGACAATAACTGACTGAAATTCCGTCCGGTTATCCCCTAAGGATTTTTCAGTCGTTACCACGCAGTTAAAGGTGCAGTCTCCGCGTAAAGATCAGAGGGAGTCGCCGCGGGATGACGCCGCCCTTCGACAAGGGCTGACGGCGATTAGCCGGTGCTATTTCCGCTTCATGAAAAACTCGAACTCCTTGTCCTTCTGCGTCTGGCCAAGAAGTTCATTGCCGGTCTGCTGCGAGAATGCCTCAAAGTCCTTCACCGATCCGGGATCGGTGGCGACGATGCGCAGCACCTGCCCCGTCTGCATGGTGGCCAGCGCTTTCTTGGTACGCAGGATCGGCAGCGGACAGGCCAGGCCGCGCGCGTCGACTTCGAGATCAAAATCCATCGTGATGCTCTCCTTTCCAGTTATGACGTTGTTCCCTGCCTTGCTCGGCGCGGGGCTTGGCCGCTTCTATCGCGCGCAATGCGCGCAACCGCGCATCAACCTGCGATCGTTCATAGAAATCGCCGTCAGGCGCCTTCTGTGCCAGCAGGAGTTGCTCGATGGCGGCGACATTCTGGCCATAGAGCGCATAGGCTTCCGCCTGGGCACGATGCTCCAGCATCACCTTGCCCATGCCGGCGTAGGTGCGAGCCTGGAATTCATACAGTTTGGGATCGGCGGTATAGCTCTGCAGTTCGCGTGAACTGAGTTGCAGCGCTTGCGGCAAGCGGCCATTGCGGATTTGCGTATCGAGCAGCTGGTACACCACGGCCCGGCTCTGCGGGTATTTCGCCTGGGCTGCCTGCAGGATGGCAAGCGCTGCGGCGGGGTCGTTCTGCTTGAGCTTGAGATCGGCCGCCAGCGTCTCGAACATGGGCGAGGACATCTTGTTCCTGCGTGCCGCCAGTAGCTCATCCTCGGCGCCCTTGTAGTTCTTGTTGCGTGAAAGCGCCAGTGCCAGGCCATAGTGCGCCGCGGACTCGGAGTTGAATTTGCGATCATTGATCTGGGTACGGAAAATGGTGATCGCTTCCTGCGGCGTACCTTCCATCGCCGTGAGCTTGGCGCGCACCAGCCAGTATGCCGGTGAATCCACGACCTGATGGTAGGGATGCGCTTGGATGCGATTGGCCATGTCGGCCATGCGATCGCTGGTCAGCGGGTGGGTCATCAGATAGGACTGCGCGTTGGCCTCATAGAGGCGGGTATTCTTCTCCATGCGGCCAAAAAAGGTTTCCATGGCGTAAATATCGAAGCCCGCGCGTTCCAGTAATCTGATCCCGATGCGGTCGGCCTCACGCTCGAAATCGCGCGAGTAGCTGAGCTGGGTCTGGATCGCCGCGCCCTGTCCGGCCATGAGCGCACCCTGCGCCAGATCGGGCCGGCTGCGCGCCGCGATCAGCGCCGCGGCCATGGACAACATGGCGAGCATTTGCGACTGGGCCTGCGGCCGCAACTGGCGCGCCAGGTGATGCTGCGTGATGTGCGAGATTTCGTGCGCCAGCACCGAAGCCAGTTCGGATTCGGATTGGGTCAGCAGGATCAGTCCGCTGTGCACGCCGATATAGCCGCCTGGCATGGCAAACGCATTCACCGTCGCATCATGCAACACGAAGAACTCGAACTCCTGATGCGCGTCCTCCGTCTGCGCGGTGAGTCGATGGCCAAGCTCATTGAGATAGGCGGCAATCTCCGGGTCGTCGAGATAGGTTGGCTCGTGCAGGCGGATATCGTTCATCACCGCTTCGCCGATACTGCGCTCGGCGAAGGGGGACAACTCGACCTGCGAAGATTCGCCCAGATCGGGCAAACCATCCGCGAATATCGGGGGCGGCAGGACAAGCGCCAGTACCAGCAAGTACAACAAGGTTTTCCTCATACGGCCTATGATAGCGTTTTGGAGCTTCGGTTCGGCGCCTCATCTTGCGACGCCGCCGCAACCGAAGTGTTACCGCTGGTAAATCAGGCTAACGCGCATGGTCGCCAGCGCCAGCTCCGAGGATAAAAATGTGTAAAGACAAATTGAGCGTCCCCCACCCCCATACCTGCTCCAGGGCTCGCCCTGCATGGCTCGCCCGTCTCGGCGGCGCAAAGCTGTGCTTTGCGAAACCCCGCCTCAACCCCCAGGGCGGGGCTACCAATTGGCTCGCTGCGCTCGATATCACAATAAGTGCCATTTCTCCTTTTTCACGTTAACAAAACAACCTCATGGAACTCACCCATTTTGATCCGCAGGGCCAGGCGCATATGGTCGATGTCGGCGCCAAACCCGAAACCCGTCGCATTGCCCGCGCCGGCGGCCGCATTGTCATGCTGCCCACCACCTTCGCCCTGATTCTCGCCGGCACGGCGAAAAAAGGCGATGTGCTGGGGATCGCGCGCATCGCCGCGATCCAGGCCGCCAAGCGTACCGGCGAGCTGATCCCGCTGTGTCACCCGCTCGGACTCACGCGCGTTGCCGTCGACTTCACGCCAGATGCCAGCGCGCATGCCATCGACTGCGAAACCGTGGCCGAAACCTTCGGTCGCACCGGTGTCGAGATGGAGGCGCTGACGGCCGTCTCCGTTGCCCTGCTTACCATCTATGACATGGTCAAGGCGGTCGATCGCGGCATGGCCATCGAAAATATCCGGCTGCTGGAAAAATCCGGCGGCAAGTCGGGGCACTGGACAGCGGCCCCAAAGTAAGCCGGATCATGGCGCAGGAAGTCGAACTTAAACTCTCCCTGCCGGTAGCCGAACAGCGCCGTTTCCTGCGCAGCCCACTGTTGCGCCATGCAGCCCAGCGCAGCACGGAACGCCTGGTCAATATTTATTACGACACGCCCGATCTTGCCCTCCATTGCAATGGCATCGCCCTGCGTTTGCGCCAAAGCCGGCGGCGCTGGCTGCAAACGGTCAAGTGCGCCGGTCTCTCCCACGCCGGGCTTTCGTCCCGGCCCGAGTGGGAAAGCCCCTACGCTGGCCATTTCGATTTCGGCGCCATCGACGATCCCCTCACGCGCAAACGGCTCGAGCGGCTCAAGCCCCGTTTCGGCCCGATATTCGAGACCAATTTCCATCGCACCACATGGAAAATGCGCGAGACAGGAAGCGAATTCGTCATCGTGCTGGATCGCGGCAGCATCATTGCCAATGGCAAATTAATCGCGATCTCGGAAGTGGAAATCGAACTGGCCGGCGGACATGTCGATCAGATTTTCACCTTTGCCAGCCGGCTGGCACAGCATTTTTCTCTCACCCCTGGCCCATGGTCCAAAGCCGAGCGTGGCTACCGCCTGTTTCTCGGCACGCCGGATCGTCCCGCGCATGCCGTGCCGGTGGCACTCGGCAGCGCAATGACGCCAGTTACCGCGTTTCGCCATATCGCGCACTCCTGTCTCAACCACCTGCAACAGAATCACCATGGCGCGATATACAGCGAAGATGCCGAGTACATTCACCAGATGCGCGTGGCCCTGCGTCGCCTGCGCGCCGCCATGCGCCTGTTCCGTGTGGCGTTGCCCGCTGATTTCGACGAACAGTTGCTGCCGCCGTTGCACCGCCTGATGACGGTGCTTGGCACCGCGCGCGATCTCGACGTGCTGGCCACGGAAATCGTTGCCCCCGTCGTTGCCGCACTGCCGCAGGAACCGCGCATCGCCGCGCTGGCCAGCCTGGTTGCCGAACGCCGCTGCCACGCGCGGCAACAGGTAATCGCCCTGCTCGGCGCGCCCGAATACGGACGCCTGCTGCTGCTCGCCATGGCCAGACTGAACAGCCTCGCCGCTGGCGAAACCGAAGTCGTCGAAACGCCGCTTGGTGCGTTCGCCGTCACGCACCTCAAACGCTTGCGGCGCAAGACACTACGCATCGCACTCGCCGCACGCCAAAACGACCCAGCCAGTCTTCATGCATTACGCATTGCGGCCAAACGTCTGCGCTATGCGCTCGAATTTTTTGTTCCGCTGCTGCCTGCCCGACGGGTCGCCACGCTCATTGACCACTTGACGCAATTGCAGGACAAGCTGGGGAAACTCAACGATCTCGCCAATGCCGGCGTACTGCTGATGGATTGCGCCGCCGCCGAGGCCGGTCTGCGCGAAGCGGTAAGCCTGATCGGCGGCTGGCATGGCCAGCGCTATGCCAGCCTGCTGACTGAGATACCGCAAACGCTGGTGAAACTGCACAAGCTGCGTTTGCCGAAAGGAGACTGAATGGACCTCATGCTCTGGCGTCACGCCGAAGCCGAAGACCACAACGGGGGCGGCGACGAGGAACGCAGGCTCACCGCGAAAGGGAAAAGACAGGCGCGGAAAATGGCTGAATGGCTGACGCCGCGGTTACCGCATGACATTCGTATCCTTGTCAGCCCGGCAACGCGCGCTGTACAAACCGCCGCGGCGCTCGGGCGCGAATTCGAACTCTGTGAGCAGATATCCACCGGCGCCTCGCTCGCCGACCATCTTGCCGCCGCGCGCTGGCCGGCCGCTGGCAACGTGTTGCTGGTCGGCCATCAGCCCACTCTCGGCCAGCTCGCCGCCCTGCTCATGTGCGGTCATCCGGAGGCGTGGGACATCAGGAAAGGCGCGCTGTGGTGGCTGCGCTCAGCGCCGGAAGGCAGCAAACTGCACGCGACGTTGCGGGTGGCAATGCTGCCGGGGATGCTGGAATGACAAATGTTTTTTCCAAACAAAAACCCCTCCGTCTGGCGCGGGAGGGGTCGGTTCGGGTGCAGAGCGGTCAGGCGCCGGCGGCAGCGGCTTCGATCGCCTTGCGCGTCTTGCCGGCGCGGGCCGGCATGTGGCAAAGACCGCAGACATAGCCCTTGGTCGGATCGTAGGCGTGGGCGACGAATTCGCCGCCGCATTCCTTGCACGTCGCCATCTGCAGCATTCTGGCCTCGAAGAAACGCACCATGGTCCAGGCGCGAGTCAGCGACAGCACGCGTTCCATCTGGCCGCGCTCGACCTGTTCCAGATACATCCGGTAGGCCTTGATGATCAGTTCCAGCCCGCGCAGCTTGGTGTGCCGTTCGAAGAAGCGGTAATAGGCCATGAACAGGGAAGCATGGATATTCGGTTGCCAGGTCATGAACCAGTCCGTCGAAAACGGCAGCATGCCCTTGGGCGGAGATTCGCCGCGCACTTCCTTGTAGAGCTTGAGCAGGCGTTCGCGCGACAGCTTGGTCTCGGCCTCCAGCAACTGCAGGCGGGCACCGAGTTCGATCAATTCGACGGCAAGACGAATATCGCGCGCTTCCAGAATCAGTGACTTGTTGCGCATGGAGATTCTCCCCAGTCAGGCAACGCTTTCGACGGGCTTGCCGGCGGCAAGGATGGCGGCATGAATGTGACCGACGCCGCGTTCGCGTTCGTGATTGGAGAGCAGGTTCAGCAGCAGGGTGTCATCGAAGCGGAAATTGCAGATCAGCATGTCGGAGGAGGCCATCTTGAGCACCTGGCCCGGGGTTAACCGATCCAGGATATCGGCGATTTCATCGCTGATGCCAAGACGGAAGATGGCGCCTTCGCGATCGGCCCGCACCATGTTCTGAGCCAGCATCAGGTAGGCGAGATTGACTTCCTTAATATCATTGTGGGTATCGGCCAGATTCATCATGCGCTCCCTAAAATGTTGCCCGTAAATAATTGAGGCAATGGACACATTCTTGTTTACCCACAGACTTAATAACAGTGGTGGACCGCGGGATTTTGTGTCAGGGCAAATAGCATTTCTCTGTAAGAAAAAACCTTACAAAATATGTCTATTTGTTTGATTGCATGAACCAAAACGTGCCAAAACTGGCGCTACATTCCGTGGCGGTTCATGCGGTGGAAGCATCATGTGCTTGGCCGACGACAGCATCGTAACCGAAGCTGGACGCGGCAGTAGGCCGAGCAGAGTGGCAAGAAGGGCCGCTATTCCGCTCTTTGCCTATGCTGTATTTGAAGCGTTGCGCGGCGCGGTTAGAATCGGGCATGGATCCCGAAATCAATTATTGCAGTGTTTGCGGCGCCAAGGTAAGCCACAAGGTGCCCGCCGGCGACAGCCTGCCGCGCCATGTCTGCGATGCCTGTCAGACCATTCATTACCGCAATCCCAAACTGGTGGTCGGTGCCATGCCGATCTGGGGCGATCAGGTGCTGCTGTGCCGGCGCGCCATCGAACCGCGCTACGGCAAATGGACGCTGCCGGCCGGCTTCATGGAAAATGACGAATCAGTGGCCGCGGCGGCGCTGCGCGAGACCCTGGAAGAAGCCTGCGCCCGCGTCGCGCTCGGTGATGTGTCGACCATGATCAGCCTGCCGCACATCAGTCAGGTGCATGTGTTCTATCGCGCCGAACTGCTCGACCTCGATTTCGCGCCGGGTGAGGAAACCATTGAATTGCGGCTGTTCCGCGAAGACGAAATTCCCTGGGACGAGATCGCCTTCCGCACCGTGCAGCTCACGCTGGAGCACTATTTTGCCGACCGGCGCGAAGGGCAGTACCGGTTTCGCACGCTGGAGCTAGAGCCGCGCGAGTAGGCAACTACTCGTCATTGATGGTGAAGCTGACGGGCAATATAAAGTCGAAATTTCGTGAGCGCAGATTTTCGGGCACCGGAGTTCGTTTCAAGGCAATGCCAACGAACGACAGCGCTGCATTGTCGATGTCGACATAGTCGCTCGACTTCTGCAACTGCGGCGCCTGCGCATTGCCGCCCGCCTTGATCGTCACGCGGATCTGCGCCGTTCCCGTCCATCCTGCGCTCAAGGCGCGCGGCGGATATTTCCTGACCCGTCGCGCCTCGGCGGCAAGCGCGAACACATAGGATTTTTGCGCTTCGGCGAAGTCGAGTCCGGCATCGCCGGCAGAGGCCGCTGCCGCAGTGCTGTTGTCATACGCTTTGCTTGAGGTGCCCGCACTCCCGGTCGGCGCGGCAACTGTTTCCGCCATGCCCTGTTGCGGGGGCGCGGCGACAGCGACCTCGCGCGCCGCTGCAGCGGGAACTTCGCGCGCCAGCATCGCTGCGGGCGCCGCATGCGCTGGCGGAGCCTTCGCCGCTGCCGGCGTCGACGGAGGCAGCGCCTTGGGCCGTAGCAGGGCCAGCAGCGAGGGTCCGGTGGAAGAACGCGATGACATAGGGCCCGGCCCTGGCTGCAGCAACAACACGGCATGCAGCAGCAGCGACACGGCAAGCGCGCGCCAGAGCAGACCATGGTCGTAATGAGGGTTTGAAGCCATTGCAAAGGCTGGAAAATACGGCGGAAAGCAGAGGGGTTCACGAATATACTTGGCCGCGATGAATACTGCAAAACCCATCAACAGCTATCGCCCCTACTGGGCCAAGCGCTTTGGCATCGCACCTTTCCTGCCCACTACGCGCGCGGAGATGGAAGCGCTCGGCTGGGATTCATGCGATGTAATCGTCGTTACCGGCGACGCTTACATCGATCATCCGAGTTTCGGCAT comes from the Georgfuchsia toluolica genome and includes:
- a CDS encoding SixA phosphatase family protein, translating into MDLMLWRHAEAEDHNGGGDEERRLTAKGKRQARKMAEWLTPRLPHDIRILVSPATRAVQTAAALGREFELCEQISTGASLADHLAAARWPAAGNVLLVGHQPTLGQLAALLMCGHPEAWDIRKGALWWLRSAPEGSKLHATLRVAMLPGMLE
- the flhC gene encoding flagellar transcriptional regulator FlhC; its protein translation is MRNKSLILEARDIRLAVELIELGARLQLLEAETKLSRERLLKLYKEVRGESPPKGMLPFSTDWFMTWQPNIHASLFMAYYRFFERHTKLRGLELIIKAYRMYLEQVERGQMERVLSLTRAWTMVRFFEARMLQMATCKECGGEFVAHAYDPTKGYVCGLCHMPARAGKTRKAIEAAAAGA
- a CDS encoding M48 family metalloprotease, which codes for MLYLLVLALVLPPPIFADGLPDLGESSQVELSPFAERSIGEAVMNDIRLHEPTYLDDPEIAAYLNELGHRLTAQTEDAHQEFEFFVLHDATVNAFAMPGGYIGVHSGLILLTQSESELASVLAHEISHITQHHLARQLRPQAQSQMLAMLSMAAALIAARSRPDLAQGALMAGQGAAIQTQLSYSRDFEREADRIGIRLLERAGFDIYAMETFFGRMEKNTRLYEANAQSYLMTHPLTSDRMADMANRIQAHPYHQVVDSPAYWLVRAKLTAMEGTPQEAITIFRTQINDRKFNSESAAHYGLALALSRNKNYKGAEDELLAARRNKMSSPMFETLAADLKLKQNDPAAALAILQAAQAKYPQSRAVVYQLLDTQIRNGRLPQALQLSSRELQSYTADPKLYEFQARTYAGMGKVMLEHRAQAEAYALYGQNVAAIEQLLLAQKAPDGDFYERSQVDARLRALRAIEAAKPRAEQGREQRHNWKGEHHDGF
- a CDS encoding sirohydrochlorin chelatase → MNMKGIVLFGHGSRNSDWAQPFHAIREVIHSRSPGTPVALAFLESMRPTLDEAIDELVKHGATEIDIVPIFLATGGHIAKDLPQLVVSAMERHPGIAIAVAVPAGESSLVIDAMAAYALKPQFDNN
- a CDS encoding energy transducer TonB; this translates as MASNPHYDHGLLWRALAVSLLLHAVLLLQPGPGPMSSRSSTGPSLLALLRPKALPPSTPAAAKAPPAHAAPAAMLAREVPAAAAREVAVAAPPQQGMAETVAAPTGSAGTSSKAYDNSTAAAASAGDAGLDFAEAQKSYVFALAAEARRVRKYPPRALSAGWTGTAQIRVTIKAGGNAQAPQLQKSSDYVDIDNAALSFVGIALKRTPVPENLRSRNFDFILPVSFTINDE
- a CDS encoding sulfurtransferase TusA family protein; the protein is MDFDLEVDARGLACPLPILRTKKALATMQTGQVLRIVATDPGSVKDFEAFSQQTGNELLGQTQKDKEFEFFMKRK
- a CDS encoding CYTH and CHAD domain-containing protein, giving the protein MAQEVELKLSLPVAEQRRFLRSPLLRHAAQRSTERLVNIYYDTPDLALHCNGIALRLRQSRRRWLQTVKCAGLSHAGLSSRPEWESPYAGHFDFGAIDDPLTRKRLERLKPRFGPIFETNFHRTTWKMRETGSEFVIVLDRGSIIANGKLIAISEVEIELAGGHVDQIFTFASRLAQHFSLTPGPWSKAERGYRLFLGTPDRPAHAVPVALGSAMTPVTAFRHIAHSCLNHLQQNHHGAIYSEDAEYIHQMRVALRRLRAAMRLFRVALPADFDEQLLPPLHRLMTVLGTARDLDVLATEIVAPVVAALPQEPRIAALASLVAERRCHARQQVIALLGAPEYGRLLLLAMARLNSLAAGETEVVETPLGAFAVTHLKRLRRKTLRIALAARQNDPASLHALRIAAKRLRYALEFFVPLLPARRVATLIDHLTQLQDKLGKLNDLANAGVLLMDCAAAEAGLREAVSLIGGWHGQRYASLLTEIPQTLVKLHKLRLPKGD
- a CDS encoding NUDIX hydrolase produces the protein MNYCSVCGAKVSHKVPAGDSLPRHVCDACQTIHYRNPKLVVGAMPIWGDQVLLCRRAIEPRYGKWTLPAGFMENDESVAAAALRETLEEACARVALGDVSTMISLPHISQVHVFYRAELLDLDFAPGEETIELRLFREDEIPWDEIAFRTVQLTLEHYFADRREGQYRFRTLELEPRE
- a CDS encoding putative Na+/H+ antiporter, which encodes MSPSIAELVATTLFAVAVLHTFSTKYFARLAHFQPKHAGLFHLLGEVEVVFGFWAFVMMAALIALIGKSDALAYLDQRNFTEPLFVFAIMVIAGTRAVLQAVLHVVRQISRAIPWPPALSIYFLSLSLVPLLGSFITEPAAMTLAAIILRDSYFSRQLSARLKYATLGVLFVNVSIGGTLTTFAAPPVLMVATTWSWDVPFMFAHFGWKAMLAVSISALIITLAFRRELVAKGKPDYSRAKQKHLPGLVIAIHLLFLLGIVVFAHYPPAFMGLLLLFMGFATAYPQFQDRLILREGLLVAFFLAGLVVLGGLQQWWLQPALQGINDKVLFFVAVALTAITDNASLTYLGSLVEGTDAGFRYALVAGAVAGGGLTVIANAPNPAGLSILKDHFPDQAVSPLGLLLAALPPTLIAIAAFIGLN
- the pbpG gene encoding D-alanyl-D-alanine endopeptidase, translating into MKKRLISLMIAAGMIAGGVSGMADAATQGVKKTPHAKRHLRAVSKAPRHLIVQSSAVLVQDETTGAVLFEKNAEAVLPIASVTKLMTAMVTLDANPNLNEAVTIGDEDVDVLKGTRSRLRVGTQLSREEMLRLALMSSENRAASALSRYYPGGRTTFVAAMNAKAKMLGLVDTHFEDPTGLTAANVSSARDLVKMVAAAHSYPLIREFTTTAEYDVEMNGRTQTFRNTNPLVRSRNNDWEIGLSKTGYINEAGKCLVMQAWVNNKPTIIVLLDSWGKLTRIGDANRIRRWIESSVIRRPTAG
- the moaC gene encoding cyclic pyranopterin monophosphate synthase MoaC, yielding MELTHFDPQGQAHMVDVGAKPETRRIARAGGRIVMLPTTFALILAGTAKKGDVLGIARIAAIQAAKRTGELIPLCHPLGLTRVAVDFTPDASAHAIDCETVAETFGRTGVEMEALTAVSVALLTIYDMVKAVDRGMAIENIRLLEKSGGKSGHWTAAPK
- the flhD gene encoding flagellar transcriptional regulator FlhD; the encoded protein is MNLADTHNDIKEVNLAYLMLAQNMVRADREGAIFRLGISDEIADILDRLTPGQVLKMASSDMLICNFRFDDTLLLNLLSNHERERGVGHIHAAILAAGKPVESVA